The genomic stretch TAAACAAAATGGACGGTGTGGAAGCGAATGTAAATTTGGCTATGGAAGCTGCAACAATTAAGTATAATGCTGATACAGTGAAGCCGGAAGATGTAGTGTCAAAAATAAATAAACTCGGCTACGGTGTACAGACTGAGAAGGTAGATCTTGATATATACGGCATGACATGT from Cytobacillus sp. IB215665 encodes the following:
- a CDS encoding cation transporter; translated protein: MSEQSQLVQNPTQNQIKLGVTGMTCAACSTRIEKVLNKMDGVEANVNLAMEAATIKYNADTVKPEDVVSKINKLGYGVQTEKVDLDIYGMTC